One part of the Methylobacterium terrae genome encodes these proteins:
- the queG gene encoding tRNA epoxyqueuosine(34) reductase QueG, whose amino-acid sequence MTRPEAVPALPERLAAWLAAGHHGDMAWMEERTGERADPARLWPQVRSIVMLGANAGPDGDPLAALSDPSRGSIAVYARRRDYHDVIKGKLKELGGAFAAKAGAKVKVFVDTAPVMEKPLAAASGLGWQGKHSVLVSRTFGNWLLLGAIYTTAALAPDEPEGDRCGRCRRCLDACPTDALPAPYRLDARRCLAYLTIEHAGPIPEEFRAPMGNRVFGCDDCLAVCPWNKFASAAREARLAAREDLAAPPLAELARLDDAAFRLRFAGTPIKRTGRDRFLRNVLIAIGNSGDAALAGEVLRLLDDASPLVRGMAVWALARLGRLPPVQPDEQDPDVLAEWAAAKNPGVQRASPLAGAGRRPA is encoded by the coding sequence GTGACGCGCCCGGAGGCGGTGCCGGCCCTGCCCGAGCGCCTGGCCGCCTGGCTCGCGGCGGGCCATCACGGCGACATGGCCTGGATGGAGGAGCGCACGGGGGAGCGGGCGGATCCGGCGCGGCTGTGGCCGCAGGTGCGCAGCATCGTGATGCTCGGCGCCAATGCCGGGCCGGACGGGGACCCGCTGGCGGCGCTCTCCGACCCGTCGCGCGGCTCGATCGCCGTCTATGCCCGCCGGCGCGACTACCACGACGTGATCAAGGGCAAGCTGAAGGAACTCGGGGGCGCCTTCGCGGCGAAGGCGGGGGCGAAGGTCAAGGTCTTCGTCGACACCGCGCCGGTGATGGAGAAGCCGCTCGCCGCCGCCTCCGGCCTCGGCTGGCAGGGCAAGCACAGCGTGCTGGTGTCGCGGACTTTCGGCAACTGGCTCCTGCTCGGGGCGATCTACACCACCGCGGCGCTCGCCCCGGACGAGCCCGAGGGCGACCGTTGCGGCCGCTGCCGGCGCTGCCTCGACGCCTGCCCGACCGACGCGCTGCCGGCGCCCTACCGGCTGGATGCCCGGCGCTGCCTCGCCTACCTGACGATCGAGCATGCCGGGCCGATCCCGGAGGAATTCCGGGCACCGATGGGCAACCGGGTGTTCGGCTGCGACGACTGCCTGGCGGTCTGCCCGTGGAACAAGTTCGCGTCCGCGGCCCGGGAGGCGCGCCTTGCCGCCCGCGAGGATCTGGCGGCCCCGCCGCTCGCGGAGCTGGCCCGGCTCGACGACGCGGCCTTCCGGCTCCGCTTCGCCGGCACGCCGATCAAGCGCACCGGGCGCGACCGCTTCCTGCGCAACGTGCTGATCGCGATCGGCAATTCGGGGGATGCAGCGCTCGCCGGGGAGGTTCTGCGGCTCCTCGACGACGCCTCCCCGCTTGTGCGGGGCATGGCGGTGTGGGCGCTCGCCCGGCTCGGGCGCCTGCCCCCGGTTCAGCCGGACGAGCAGGACCCCGACGTGCTCGCCGAATGGGCGGCTGCGAAAAACCCGGGTGTCCAGAGGGCGAGCCCTCTGGCGGGTGCAGGGCGGCGCCCTGCATAA
- a CDS encoding SGNH/GDSL hydrolase family protein, which produces MALSLPPALLGGVSLAMASCLALAQSTQAPQPQGAQSQGPATTQAVPAPAQPALAEIPALQATAPGPDAPDPSLSPECRVPGSKLYTLAKLKAVKKALREHRAVQVLTIGSNSGGIGTAATYPVRLEDALTRSLPDIEVTVESRGVSGEIAFGAAERLRNQVAEIEPDLVVWQVGGNDALARVDIDEFSQSLAETVAWIKSHGIDVVLVDPQYTASLAKDDYYRQFVQAIQKVAEREQVPLVQRYEAMRYLATRAISALKGDTAQAGAGFRLADLGYRCMAEHVTRAITVSLLQPDIAAPAAPAPAH; this is translated from the coding sequence ATGGCGCTCTCGCTCCCCCCGGCCCTCCTCGGCGGCGTGAGCCTCGCCATGGCGTCCTGCCTCGCGCTGGCGCAATCGACGCAAGCGCCCCAACCCCAGGGAGCCCAGTCCCAAGGCCCGGCCACGACCCAGGCCGTTCCGGCACCCGCCCAGCCGGCCCTGGCCGAGATCCCGGCGCTCCAGGCCACCGCACCGGGCCCGGACGCGCCCGATCCCAGCCTCTCGCCCGAGTGCCGGGTGCCGGGCTCCAAGCTCTACACGCTCGCCAAGCTCAAGGCGGTGAAGAAGGCGCTGCGCGAGCACCGGGCCGTCCAGGTGCTGACGATCGGCTCCAATTCCGGCGGCATCGGCACCGCGGCGACCTATCCCGTCCGCCTCGAGGACGCGCTCACCCGCTCCCTGCCCGACATCGAGGTGACGGTGGAGAGCCGCGGCGTCTCCGGCGAGATCGCCTTCGGGGCGGCGGAGCGCCTGCGCAACCAGGTCGCCGAGATCGAGCCCGACCTCGTGGTCTGGCAGGTCGGCGGCAACGACGCGCTCGCCCGCGTCGACATCGACGAGTTCTCGCAGTCGCTGGCCGAGACCGTGGCCTGGATCAAGTCGCACGGCATCGACGTGGTGCTGGTCGATCCCCAGTACACCGCGAGCCTCGCCAAGGACGACTATTACCGCCAGTTCGTCCAGGCGATCCAGAAGGTCGCCGAGCGCGAGCAGGTGCCGCTGGTGCAGCGCTACGAGGCGATGCGCTACCTCGCCACGCGGGCGATCAGCGCCCTCAAGGGCGACACGGCGCAGGCCGGCGCGGGCTTCCGCCTCGCCGATCTCGGCTATCGCTGCATGGCCGAGCACGTCACCCGGGCGATCACCGTCTCGCTGCTCCAGCCGGACATCGCGGCGCCCGCGGCGCCGGCGCCGGCGCATTGA
- a CDS encoding undecaprenyl-diphosphate phosphatase gives MDVASIGKAVVLALVEGATEFIPVSSTGHQLLVGHFIGFESPNNTFEVLIQLGAILAIVGVYFRQLLDLLRRAPTDPNARRFILAILVAFLPAAIIGGLFSKYIKFYLFNPWIICSTLVAGGLVLLVIDETEIEQKYDDVHQFSLPMALKIGLFQCLAMIPGVSRSGATIVGAMLMGSGKRAATEFSFYLAMPTMAGAFAKDLLDNYKNLSKDDVGLIAIGFVVAFLSALFVVRKLLDYVSRHGFSLFAWWRILVGAAGFAGLIVFG, from the coding sequence ATGGACGTCGCCAGCATCGGCAAGGCCGTGGTGCTCGCCCTCGTCGAGGGCGCCACCGAGTTCATCCCGGTCTCCTCGACCGGCCACCAGCTCCTCGTCGGCCACTTCATCGGCTTCGAATCGCCCAACAACACCTTCGAGGTGCTGATCCAGCTCGGCGCCATCCTGGCGATCGTCGGCGTCTATTTCCGCCAGCTCCTCGACCTGCTGCGGCGGGCACCCACGGATCCGAACGCCCGCCGCTTCATCCTGGCGATCCTGGTCGCGTTCCTGCCCGCCGCGATCATCGGCGGCCTGTTCTCGAAGTACATCAAGTTCTACCTGTTCAACCCCTGGATCATCTGCTCGACCCTGGTCGCCGGCGGCCTCGTGCTCCTCGTGATCGACGAGACCGAGATCGAGCAGAAGTACGACGACGTGCACCAGTTCTCGCTGCCGATGGCGCTCAAGATCGGCCTGTTCCAGTGCCTCGCCATGATCCCCGGCGTGTCGCGCTCCGGCGCCACCATCGTGGGCGCCATGCTGATGGGCTCGGGCAAGCGCGCCGCCACCGAGTTCTCGTTCTACCTCGCCATGCCCACCATGGCCGGCGCCTTCGCCAAGGACCTGCTCGACAACTACAAGAACCTGTCGAAGGACGATGTCGGGCTGATCGCGATCGGCTTCGTGGTGGCGTTCCTGTCGGCGCTGTTCGTGGTCCGCAAGCTCCTCGACTACGTCTCCCGCCACGGCTTCTCGCTGTTCGCCTGGTGGCGCATCCTGGTCGGCGCGGCGGGCTTTGCCGGGTTGATCGTGTTCGGGTGA
- a CDS encoding SDR family oxidoreductase — MNLFVFGLGYTAGHFAARERVRFASVVATRQSPAAIDGVAVRVFSPDETDPRIADDLGRADAILVSIPPDSGHDPALAAFADAIATSPARWIGYLSTIGVYGDQGGAWIDEATPPSPTHQRTRDRVAAEDAWLALGARAGKAVQVFRLSGIYGPGRNAFEKLRQGKAQRIVKPGQVFNRIHVDDIATVLAASLDNPRPGAVYNVTDDEPAPPQDVTAFAADLAGLALPPAVDFDTAALSPMARSFYGENKRVRNRLIREELGVALAYPTYREGLRGLV; from the coding sequence ATGAACCTGTTCGTCTTCGGGCTCGGCTACACGGCCGGCCACTTCGCGGCGCGCGAGCGCGTCCGCTTCGCCTCGGTCGTCGCCACCCGCCAGTCGCCGGCCGCGATCGACGGGGTCGCGGTGCGGGTGTTCTCGCCCGACGAGACGGATCCGCGGATCGCCGACGACCTCGGCCGAGCCGACGCGATCCTGGTGTCGATCCCGCCGGATTCCGGCCACGACCCGGCGCTCGCCGCCTTTGCCGACGCCATCGCCACGAGCCCGGCGCGGTGGATCGGCTACCTCTCGACCATCGGGGTCTACGGCGACCAGGGCGGCGCCTGGATCGACGAGGCGACGCCGCCCTCCCCCACCCACCAGCGCACCCGCGACCGGGTGGCGGCGGAAGACGCCTGGCTCGCCCTCGGAGCGCGGGCGGGCAAGGCGGTGCAGGTGTTCCGGCTGTCGGGCATCTACGGTCCGGGGCGCAACGCCTTCGAGAAGCTGCGGCAGGGCAAGGCGCAGCGCATCGTCAAGCCGGGCCAGGTGTTCAACCGCATCCATGTCGACGACATCGCGACGGTGCTGGCCGCCTCCCTCGACAATCCGCGCCCGGGCGCGGTCTACAACGTCACCGACGACGAGCCGGCGCCGCCCCAGGACGTGACCGCCTTCGCGGCCGACCTCGCCGGGTTGGCCCTGCCCCCGGCGGTGGATTTCGACACCGCCGCCTTGAGCCCGATGGCGCGCAGCTTCTACGGCGAGAACAAGCGGGTGCGGAACCGGCTGATCCGGGAGGAGCTGGGGGTCGCGCTGGCATATCCGACGTATCGGGAGGGGTTGCGAGGGCTGGTGTAG
- a CDS encoding OpgC family protein, translating into MRAANAVDFWRGIALITIFINHIPGNVFQNYTYSQYGISDAAELFVFLAGWSIGIATRGRDGVPEPALRTVLRLLSRMVEVYRAQLVITAIALAMLAGAALYLDNPLLVEWHNAGPIFSDPIQATVGWVTLLHQLGFFNILPLYVVLLGLAPAFVLLSRVHLGLAIGLSVALYAVSLVFEINIPSWPVEGHWFFNPLCWQLLLVLGFAAHEWRRSSERFLAWRRRLMPLGIVIVLVGAVLSWFNLRPDPLAVPEPRLLFIFDKSYLSPARLVHFLGVMLAFQAVFGLVQPRARWLTDQLAGLGRNSLAVFSVGSVASLGAQLIRFWTGGGFATDVFVVGCGLASLSFTAWFVEWRSRSPRPSSAA; encoded by the coding sequence ATGCGTGCAGCGAATGCGGTCGACTTCTGGCGCGGCATCGCCCTGATCACGATCTTCATCAATCACATCCCGGGCAACGTCTTCCAGAACTACACCTATTCCCAGTACGGGATCTCGGACGCGGCCGAGCTGTTCGTGTTCCTGGCCGGCTGGTCGATCGGCATCGCCACCCGCGGGCGCGACGGCGTGCCGGAGCCGGCGCTCCGCACGGTGCTGCGGCTGCTCTCGCGCATGGTCGAGGTCTACCGGGCGCAGCTCGTCATCACGGCGATCGCGCTCGCGATGCTGGCCGGCGCCGCGCTCTACCTCGACAACCCGCTGCTCGTGGAGTGGCACAATGCCGGACCGATCTTCAGCGACCCGATCCAGGCCACCGTCGGCTGGGTCACGCTGCTGCACCAGCTCGGGTTCTTCAACATCCTGCCGCTCTACGTCGTGCTGCTCGGCCTCGCCCCGGCCTTCGTGCTCCTGTCGCGGGTGCATCTCGGCCTGGCGATCGGTCTCTCCGTCGCGCTCTACGCCGTCAGCCTGGTGTTCGAGATCAACATCCCGAGCTGGCCGGTGGAGGGCCACTGGTTCTTCAACCCGCTGTGCTGGCAATTGCTGCTGGTGCTGGGCTTTGCCGCGCACGAATGGCGGCGCAGCTCGGAGCGGTTCCTGGCCTGGCGGCGCCGGCTGATGCCGCTCGGCATCGTCATCGTGCTCGTCGGCGCGGTCCTGTCCTGGTTCAACCTGCGGCCCGACCCTCTCGCGGTGCCGGAGCCGCGGCTCCTGTTCATCTTCGACAAGTCCTACCTCTCGCCCGCCCGGCTGGTGCACTTCCTGGGTGTGATGCTCGCGTTCCAGGCGGTGTTCGGCCTCGTCCAGCCCCGGGCGCGCTGGCTCACGGACCAGCTCGCCGGGCTCGGGCGCAATTCGCTGGCGGTGTTCTCGGTCGGATCGGTCGCCAGCCTCGGTGCACAACTGATTCGTTTCTGGACCGGGGGAGGTTTCGCGACCGACGTCTTTGTCGTAGGATGCGGGCTGGCCTCACTCTCCTTCACGGCATGGTTCGTCGAATGGCGCTCTCGCTCCCCCCGGCCCTCCTCGGCGGCGTGA
- a CDS encoding S10 family peptidase: MTTITTRILALAAALLLAPAPLLAQPAQRETRQEARQEARQPDGRRLPPDATTQHSLTLSGGRTLSFTAVAGSLPLVDESGKLQAEIAFTAFTLPGGEPGTRPVTFAVNGGPGAASAYLNLAAVGPWRLPLDGPSISPSMPPVAVPNDETWLDFTDLVFIDPVGTGYSRAAGDDGKRYYAVESDAAVLSAAIARWLRTNDRLASPKFFLGESYGGFRGPLIARKLQDDVGVGLSGLVLLSPVLDFASLQPARHNPLGAVTRLPSLAAAGLERRGQTPDPARMAEAEAYATGPYLADLLRGPADTAATERMTERVAGLTGLDPALVRRQAGRVAGSSYQREADRESGRVASAYDTGVTGWDPDPSAAQGRFADPILTAMVAPLTSAVVDLTARTLNWRVPNLRYELLNNAVNASWNWGGGRSSPEVVGELRQALALDGDLRVLVAHGYTDLVTPYFASKLILDQLPAYGTGKRLSLSVYPGGHMFYFRQASRAALRDDALRLYETALAARRGRPKTDEGR; encoded by the coding sequence ATGACCACCATCACGACACGGATCCTCGCGCTCGCAGCAGCCCTGCTGCTCGCGCCCGCCCCGCTTCTCGCGCAGCCGGCGCAGCGGGAGACCCGCCAGGAGGCACGTCAGGAGGCCCGCCAGCCCGACGGACGGCGCCTGCCGCCCGACGCGACGACGCAGCACAGCCTGACCCTGTCGGGCGGCCGCACCCTGAGCTTCACCGCGGTGGCCGGCAGCCTGCCGCTCGTCGACGAATCCGGAAAGCTCCAGGCCGAGATCGCCTTCACGGCCTTCACCCTGCCGGGCGGCGAGCCCGGGACGCGGCCCGTCACCTTCGCGGTCAATGGCGGGCCCGGCGCGGCGTCGGCCTATCTCAACCTCGCGGCGGTCGGGCCCTGGCGCCTGCCCCTCGACGGGCCGAGCATCAGCCCCTCGATGCCGCCGGTGGCGGTGCCGAACGACGAGACTTGGCTCGACTTCACCGACCTCGTCTTCATCGATCCCGTCGGCACCGGCTACAGCCGCGCCGCCGGCGACGACGGAAAGCGGTACTACGCCGTCGAGAGCGACGCCGCCGTGCTCTCGGCCGCGATCGCCCGCTGGCTGCGCACCAACGACCGGCTCGCCTCCCCCAAGTTCTTCCTCGGCGAGAGCTACGGCGGGTTTCGCGGGCCGCTGATCGCCCGCAAGCTCCAGGACGACGTCGGGGTCGGGCTCTCGGGCCTGGTCCTGCTCTCGCCGGTGCTCGACTTCGCCTCCCTGCAGCCGGCGCGGCACAACCCCCTCGGCGCCGTGACGCGCCTGCCGTCGCTGGCCGCCGCCGGCCTGGAGCGCCGCGGGCAGACGCCCGACCCCGCCCGGATGGCGGAGGCCGAGGCCTACGCCACCGGGCCCTACCTCGCCGACCTCTTGCGCGGGCCCGCCGACACGGCCGCGACCGAGCGCATGACCGAGCGGGTCGCGGGCCTGACCGGACTCGATCCCGCCCTGGTCCGCCGCCAGGCCGGCCGGGTCGCCGGGTCGAGCTACCAGCGCGAGGCCGATCGCGAATCGGGCCGGGTGGCGAGCGCCTACGACACCGGCGTCACCGGCTGGGACCCGGACCCGAGCGCGGCGCAGGGGCGCTTCGCCGACCCGATCCTCACCGCCATGGTGGCGCCGCTCACCAGCGCCGTCGTCGACCTCACCGCCCGCACCCTGAACTGGCGCGTGCCCAACCTGCGCTACGAACTCCTCAACAACGCGGTGAATGCGAGCTGGAACTGGGGCGGCGGCCGCTCGTCGCCGGAGGTGGTGGGCGAGCTGCGCCAGGCGCTCGCCCTCGACGGCGACCTGCGGGTGCTGGTCGCCCACGGCTACACCGACCTCGTCACGCCCTACTTCGCCTCGAAGCTGATCCTCGACCAGCTTCCGGCCTACGGCACGGGCAAGCGCCTCTCCCTCTCGGTCTATCCCGGCGGCCACATGTTCTATTTCCGTCAGGCGTCGCGGGCGGCCTTGCGCGACGACGCGCTCCGCCTCTACGAGACGGCCCTGGCCGCGCGGCGCGGCCGGCCGAAGACGGACGAGGGACGATGA
- a CDS encoding DNA polymerase III subunit chi translates to MTEILFYHMQRQPLEQVLPSLLEKSLERQWRVAVQATSEERLQALDDYLWIFSDESFLPHGTDRDPDCATQPVVLTLRDVNPNAASIRFLVEGAALPDDAAEYQRICILFDGTDQDALLHAREQWRGAKEAGHDVAYWQQDERGRWQKKA, encoded by the coding sequence GTGACCGAGATCCTGTTCTACCACATGCAGCGCCAGCCCCTCGAGCAGGTGCTGCCGAGCCTCCTGGAGAAATCCCTGGAGCGGCAATGGCGCGTCGCCGTGCAGGCGACGAGCGAGGAGCGGCTGCAGGCCCTCGACGACTACCTCTGGATCTTCTCGGACGAGAGCTTCCTGCCCCACGGCACCGACCGCGACCCCGATTGCGCGACGCAGCCCGTGGTGCTGACCCTGCGCGACGTGAACCCGAACGCCGCCTCGATCCGCTTCCTCGTCGAGGGCGCCGCCCTGCCGGACGACGCCGCCGAGTACCAGCGCATCTGCATCCTGTTCGACGGCACCGACCAGGACGCCCTGCTGCACGCCCGCGAGCAGTGGCGCGGCGCCAAGGAGGCCGGCCACGACGTCGCCTACTGGCAGCAGGACGAGCGCGGCCGCTGGCAGAAGAAGGCGTGA
- a CDS encoding methylmalonyl-CoA mutase family protein yields MDDTTLAAAFPAATEAQWRALVDGVLKGADFDKRLVRRTPDGIRVAPLYPPADAAPQPGRAAPGRWRVSQRVDHPDPAEANALALADLEGGADALTLVVAGAPAARGFGLSGPQALEAALADVMLPLIGIRLDAGAAGPEAATALLALAKSRGDDLAVLDIDLGLDPVAVQAATGAAPSWPDPAAILRDLDGQVSTDQGFAGRAFLADARPFHEAGAGEALELAAVLSGALATLRALEAGGHGLERARAALAFLLVADSDEFLTVAKTRALRRLWARIEEACGLAPAPLRLHAETAWRSTTRRDPWVNMLRATSAAFSAGLGGADAITVLPFTAAIGLPDAFARRCARNTQHVLLDEANLWRVADPAAGAGGFEALTDALCAEAWTLFQAIEREGGIAGSLRSGALADRLAGLRKARDADLATRRQPITGTSEFPDLHEAPVAVLRPAPVETPAGEGALPSRRLAEPYEALRDASDTVLERTGRRPRVFLANLGPLSAHNTRATFARNAFEAGGIEAVTNEGFPDHAAMAEAFRASGTPLACLCSSDAVYAVEAVPAAEALRAAGAGTLFLAGKPGDLEPALRAAGIAHDLHAGCDLVKLLAQAHAAATA; encoded by the coding sequence ATGGACGATACGACGCTCGCCGCCGCGTTTCCGGCCGCCACCGAGGCGCAGTGGCGTGCCCTGGTCGACGGGGTGCTGAAAGGCGCCGATTTCGACAAGCGGCTGGTGCGCCGCACGCCCGACGGCATCAGGGTCGCGCCGCTCTACCCCCCGGCCGACGCCGCCCCCCAGCCCGGCCGGGCCGCGCCCGGCCGCTGGCGGGTGAGCCAGCGGGTCGACCATCCGGACCCGGCCGAGGCCAACGCGCTCGCGCTCGCCGATCTCGAGGGTGGCGCCGACGCCCTGACCCTGGTGGTCGCCGGCGCGCCGGCCGCCCGCGGCTTCGGCCTGTCCGGCCCCCAGGCGCTCGAGGCGGCGCTGGCCGACGTGATGCTGCCGCTGATCGGGATCAGGCTCGATGCCGGCGCGGCCGGGCCCGAGGCCGCGACGGCGCTTCTCGCCCTGGCGAAATCCCGCGGCGACGACCTCGCGGTCCTCGACATCGATCTCGGCCTCGATCCGGTCGCGGTGCAGGCCGCCACCGGTGCGGCGCCGTCCTGGCCCGACCCGGCCGCGATCCTGCGCGACCTCGACGGGCAAGTCTCCACGGACCAGGGCTTCGCCGGCCGCGCCTTCCTGGCCGATGCCCGGCCCTTCCACGAGGCCGGCGCCGGCGAGGCGCTGGAACTGGCGGCCGTGCTCTCGGGCGCGCTCGCGACGCTCAGGGCGCTCGAGGCCGGCGGGCACGGCCTGGAGCGCGCCCGCGCCGCCCTGGCCTTCCTGCTGGTCGCCGATTCCGACGAGTTCCTGACGGTGGCCAAGACCCGGGCGCTCCGCCGGCTCTGGGCCCGGATCGAGGAGGCGTGCGGGCTCGCCCCGGCGCCGCTGCGCCTCCACGCCGAGACCGCCTGGCGCAGCACCACGCGGCGCGACCCCTGGGTCAACATGCTGCGGGCGACCTCCGCGGCGTTCTCGGCGGGCCTGGGCGGGGCCGACGCGATCACGGTGCTGCCCTTCACCGCCGCCATCGGGCTGCCCGACGCCTTCGCGCGCCGCTGCGCCCGCAACACCCAGCACGTGCTCCTCGACGAGGCCAATCTCTGGCGCGTCGCCGATCCGGCCGCCGGCGCCGGCGGCTTCGAGGCCCTGACGGACGCTCTGTGCGCCGAGGCCTGGACGCTGTTCCAGGCGATCGAGCGGGAAGGGGGCATTGCCGGGAGCCTGCGCTCCGGCGCCCTGGCGGACCGCCTCGCCGGCCTGCGCAAGGCCCGCGACGCGGATCTCGCCACCCGCCGCCAGCCGATCACCGGCACCAGCGAGTTCCCCGACCTGCACGAGGCGCCGGTCGCGGTGCTGAGGCCCGCCCCGGTGGAGACGCCGGCGGGGGAGGGCGCGCTGCCGTCCCGGCGCCTCGCCGAGCCCTACGAGGCCCTGCGCGACGCCTCCGACACGGTCCTCGAGCGGACGGGCCGGCGCCCGCGGGTCTTCCTCGCCAATCTCGGTCCCCTGAGCGCCCACAACACCCGCGCGACCTTCGCCCGCAACGCCTTCGAGGCCGGCGGCATCGAGGCGGTGACGAACGAGGGTTTTCCGGACCATGCCGCCATGGCGGAAGCGTTCCGGGCCTCGGGTACGCCGCTCGCCTGCCTGTGCTCCTCGGACGCGGTCTATGCCGTGGAGGCGGTGCCCGCCGCGGAGGCGTTGCGGGCGGCCGGCGCCGGGACGCTCTTCCTCGCCGGCAAGCCGGGCGACCTCGAACCGGCGCTGCGGGCCGCCGGGATCGCCCACGACCTCCATGCCGGCTGCGACCTGGTGAAGCTGCTGGCGCAGGCGCACGCCGCCGCGACCGCCTGA
- a CDS encoding NeuD/PglB/VioB family sugar acetyltransferase has translation MVVAVGGSGRHARVVLEAADLAGLPVHGVLSDDLGTGESFFGSHRVLGGLDRLRDRAFLQGSRVHLGTGDRAVRRSMAELVQAGGGRLGTIIHPAGIVSPSAVISAGAFIAAGAIVGVGAVLAEACLVNTGASIDHDYRLDFRVCVGPGARLAGTVRCEADVHIGLGACILQGLRLGRGAVVGAGAVVTRDVAAGQTVVGCPARPLKR, from the coding sequence ATGGTGGTTGCGGTCGGCGGTTCGGGCCGGCACGCTCGCGTGGTGCTGGAGGCCGCCGATCTCGCCGGGCTACCGGTCCACGGCGTCCTGTCGGATGATCTGGGTACCGGCGAATCGTTCTTCGGATCGCATCGCGTCCTCGGCGGGCTCGACCGCCTTCGCGATCGGGCCTTCCTGCAAGGCTCCCGAGTCCATCTCGGGACTGGTGATCGGGCCGTGCGGCGGTCGATGGCAGAGCTGGTTCAGGCCGGTGGGGGACGACTCGGCACGATCATCCACCCCGCCGGCATCGTGTCCCCGAGTGCCGTGATCTCTGCGGGAGCATTCATCGCGGCCGGCGCGATCGTGGGCGTCGGCGCCGTCCTGGCGGAGGCCTGCCTCGTCAATACGGGCGCGAGCATCGACCACGATTACCGGCTCGACTTCAGGGTGTGCGTCGGTCCGGGGGCACGGCTCGCCGGGACGGTCCGGTGCGAGGCCGACGTCCATATCGGGCTTGGCGCCTGCATCCTGCAGGGATTACGGCTCGGCCGGGGCGCGGTCGTCGGCGCGGGCGCCGTCGTCACGCGGGATGTCGCGGCCGGCCAGACCGTCGTGGGTTGCCCGGCCCGACCTTTGAAGCGGTGA
- a CDS encoding glutathione S-transferase family protein yields MATLHHSSFCPHSRFVRLIMAEMGMEPTLVEERPWERREEFLMMNPAGTTPVLVEEGGLAVPGGGIIAEYLDETRGLGLGGSRLLPDSPAARVEVRRLLDWFLQKFDQEVTGYLVTEKIHKRFMTSQYGGGPPDMNAIRAARSNVRYHLKYIGYLISRRNWLAGSQLTYADLAAAAHLSCVDYLGDVPWDEDEMARNWYARVKSRPSFRSLLADRVAGMAPADHYADLDF; encoded by the coding sequence ATGGCGACGCTCCATCACTCCTCGTTCTGCCCGCATTCCCGCTTCGTGCGCCTGATCATGGCCGAGATGGGCATGGAGCCCACCCTCGTCGAGGAACGCCCCTGGGAGCGCCGGGAGGAGTTCCTGATGATGAACCCCGCCGGCACCACCCCGGTGCTGGTGGAGGAGGGCGGGCTCGCCGTGCCGGGGGGCGGGATCATCGCCGAGTACCTCGACGAGACGCGGGGCCTGGGCCTCGGCGGCTCGCGGCTGCTGCCGGACTCCCCCGCCGCCCGGGTCGAGGTGCGCCGCCTGCTCGACTGGTTCCTGCAGAAGTTCGACCAGGAGGTGACCGGCTACCTCGTCACCGAGAAGATCCACAAGCGCTTCATGACCTCGCAGTACGGCGGCGGTCCCCCTGACATGAACGCGATCCGGGCCGCGCGCAGCAACGTGCGCTACCACCTCAAATACATCGGCTACCTGATCTCGCGGCGGAACTGGCTGGCGGGCAGCCAGCTGACCTACGCGGATCTCGCGGCGGCGGCGCATCTCTCCTGCGTCGATTACCTCGGCGACGTGCCGTGGGATGAGGACGAGATGGCGAGGAACTGGTACGCGCGGGTGAAATCCCGCCCGTCCTTCCGCAGCCTGCTCGCCGACCGGGTGGCCGGGATGGCACCGGCGGACCATTACGCGGACCTCGACTTCTGA